Within the Paenibacillus sp. AN1007 genome, the region TATAGTCATAAGTGTAAGGCAAACGAATGAAGGAGGCAAACGATATGAATGTTGAAGTAATTCCTTTTCTCTCAATGAATGGAGAAGCAGCGGAAGCTATTGCGTTTTACGAAAAGACTCTGGGGGCAAAGGTATTGTTCCGAAAAAGCTACAAAGAAATGAAGCAGATGAGCCCAAGCTTCACGTACCCTGCAGGACAGGATGATTACATTACACATTCCGTGCTGGAGATTGGAGCGAACAAAATCATGATTGCCGAGGAAGCGATGGATGCGGAAAGACCTTGGGAGCTGGGGAACAGCACTTCGCTGTGCATTCAATCTCAGGATCAAGAGCAGATGGATGGACTGTACGAAGCACTATCGCGGCATGCAGGAGTGAAGGTGCTGGTACCTTATGAACGGAATGAATTCAGTCCGGGGTATGGTATTGTGCGTGATCCATTTGGGGTTGTACTCCAGCTATGTGTAACGGTACATGATTTTTGATCATTGAGTTATTGAATTCCGTGTGAATGCCTGTATATAAGGTTGAAATTTTCTACGGAAGAGTAAGTCATGATGTTCATGATTTACTCTTTTTTCTTCTATTCTCCCACAGATCGTGAATTATGTTCCAGCAAGGAGCATGTAAATAGTGTAAGATCAAGCCCAAAGCCTATAGTGTCAGAAAATGAAAGCTTTATGTAATAAAAAAATATATATAATTATTTCTCTGTTATATGTGATTTTAGTGATCCAAAAGTCCCGAATTCGGGTATCAATACTAGAGTCAAGCGCAGGGGAACTGTTTAAAACGAATCCCTCTGCCCTTAGGCTTATCAAGCGTAAAACATATCGACTACCGGAAGGATTGTGGGGGATTTAGATGTCTTTATTGGAGGCTGGACGGCAAGAACAGGTTACGGACGAACTGATGGTCAAAGCGATGGAGAAAAGCTTGTCAATTATTCGTTTCGACTTAAATCGCAGGGTTACATACGTGAACGATGTATTCG harbors:
- a CDS encoding VOC family protein, with the translated sequence MNVEVIPFLSMNGEAAEAIAFYEKTLGAKVLFRKSYKEMKQMSPSFTYPAGQDDYITHSVLEIGANKIMIAEEAMDAERPWELGNSTSLCIQSQDQEQMDGLYEALSRHAGVKVLVPYERNEFSPGYGIVRDPFGVVLQLCVTVHDF